From a region of the Panthera uncia isolate 11264 chromosome B1, Puncia_PCG_1.0, whole genome shotgun sequence genome:
- the LOC125922469 gene encoding LOW QUALITY PROTEIN: 60S ribosomal protein L38-like (The sequence of the model RefSeq protein was modified relative to this genomic sequence to represent the inferred CDS: inserted 1 base in 1 codon; substituted 1 base at 1 genomic stop codon) — protein sequence MATYAKKGANQLGQLSCFKNLCIFFKTFCGKGNKGHLSGSTGPYTLPVCLLLIPGKIEEGKNFVLKARGKDTKYVKIKKNKDNVKFEVXYNRYLYTXGQREKAGSLKQSLSLCFTVKQLK from the exons ATGGCCACCTATGCCAAGAAAGGAGCCAACCAACTG GGCCAGTTGTCTTGCTTCAAGaacctctgtattttttttaaaactttttgtggAAAAGGTAATAAAGGGCATCTCTCTGGCAGTACAGGTCCTTACactctccctgtgtgtctcctACTCATACCTGGCAAAATTGAGGAAGGCAAGAACTTCGTGCTCAAAGCCAGGGGAAAGGATACCAAATATGTtaagatcaagaaaaataaagataacgtGAAATTTGAAGTTTAGTACAACAGATACCTTTACA TCgggcaaagggaaaaggcaggGAGCCTGAAGCAGTCCCTGTCCCTGTGTTTCACAGTGAAGCAACTGAAATGA